One window of the Ureibacillus sp. FSL W7-1570 genome contains the following:
- a CDS encoding amidohydrolase produces MEHNILSRVQQLTDEIIEWRRHIHRNPELSFKEYETSQFVYEKLSNIDGMKVVKGVGVETAVIGTLSRGDGPTVAIRADMDALPIVEATSHSFPSKNVGVMHACGHDAHTSIGLAVATIIGQIWKETDIQGTVKFIFQPAEENTDEYGKTGSPYLIEAGALDDVDCIMALHMDPEHEVGTVLIHDGYSMANVDVFQGKLFGTGGHGAYPHLGTDPIWMLGPVLQAIHGIVARNISPLDAAVISVGEIKAGSASNVIPSEVYLQGTLRSYTPSVRKELETRLKNAFSIVEAFGGRFELNITHGEPALFNNAEVNKMLKEVVSELYPGMEIKEIPFGLGGEDFSHMTYKVPGSMFFLGCAYPDGIKRDLHTPIFDIDERCLPIGTAILTQAILKYLLGNAQLPQQYANEEKAVI; encoded by the coding sequence ATGGAACACAATATCCTTTCCAGGGTTCAACAATTGACGGATGAAATCATTGAATGGAGAAGACATATTCATCGAAATCCGGAACTCAGCTTTAAAGAATATGAGACTTCACAGTTTGTCTATGAAAAGTTGTCAAACATCGATGGTATGAAAGTGGTCAAGGGAGTCGGGGTTGAAACGGCTGTCATCGGCACCCTTTCCAGAGGGGATGGCCCAACCGTCGCCATTCGCGCAGATATGGATGCCCTTCCCATTGTCGAAGCAACTTCCCATTCCTTCCCTTCAAAAAATGTAGGCGTCATGCATGCTTGTGGCCATGACGCCCACACTTCAATCGGTTTGGCGGTAGCGACCATCATAGGTCAAATTTGGAAAGAAACTGACATTCAAGGCACAGTAAAATTCATCTTCCAACCCGCTGAAGAAAATACAGATGAATACGGAAAGACAGGATCCCCTTATTTGATAGAAGCAGGCGCCCTTGATGATGTGGATTGCATTATGGCCCTTCATATGGATCCGGAACATGAAGTGGGAACCGTGTTGATACACGATGGATACAGCATGGCCAATGTGGATGTATTTCAAGGGAAACTCTTTGGAACCGGAGGACATGGAGCATACCCCCATTTAGGAACGGACCCGATTTGGATGCTGGGTCCGGTGCTCCAAGCCATCCATGGAATTGTTGCAAGAAATATATCTCCCCTTGATGCAGCGGTAATCAGTGTGGGAGAGATAAAAGCCGGATCGGCAAGTAATGTCATTCCGAGCGAAGTATATTTGCAGGGCACCCTTCGCAGTTATACGCCATCAGTCCGGAAAGAGTTGGAAACAAGGTTGAAAAATGCTTTTTCGATAGTTGAAGCATTTGGGGGACGGTTCGAATTGAATATTACCCATGGAGAACCGGCTTTATTTAATAATGCTGAGGTCAACAAAATGTTGAAAGAAGTGGTTTCCGAATTGTATCCGGGCATGGAAATAAAGGAAATTCCTTTTGGATTGGGTGGCGAGGATTTTTCCCATATGACGTACAAAGTCCCTGGGTCCATGTTTTTCCTGGGATGTGCCTATCCTGATGGAATCAAGCGGGATCTCCATACACCGATTTTTGATATTGATGAAAGATGTTTACCAATCGGCACAGCGATTTTAACTCAAGCGATACTTAAATATTTACTTGGAAATGCACAACTTCCTCAACAATATGCAAATGAGGAGAAAGCCGTTATATAG
- a CDS encoding cyclodeaminase, producing MKIFQEEEIRQLVGLNLKAIEIVEEGFAALASGMVTLPPIMRVDIPENNGEVDVKTAYIKGLDSFAIKISSGFFNNPSIGLPSLSGMMLLFSTKTGLAQSILLDNGYLTDVRTAAAGAIAAKYLAKPDVESVGVIGTGTQARYQIEALSLIRQFETIYVYGRKDEAAKNYAVEMEAKLGKKVIVAKSPEEVVKMSEIVITTTPATSPLIKAEWLHPGLHITAMGSDAEHKQELDENIFSKADLIACDVKSQCFRLGELHHAKDKRIIDEEANIIELGEIITGTKTGRTDHGQITVCDLTGTGVQDTVIARFAYEQLVTGKKSFIR from the coding sequence ATGAAAATATTCCAAGAAGAAGAGATTCGGCAATTGGTCGGATTGAATTTAAAAGCAATTGAAATTGTGGAGGAAGGTTTTGCGGCATTGGCAAGTGGAATGGTCACCCTGCCACCGATTATGCGGGTTGATATTCCGGAAAACAATGGAGAAGTTGATGTAAAAACAGCTTATATAAAAGGTTTGGATTCGTTTGCAATCAAAATATCTTCAGGTTTTTTCAACAATCCGTCGATCGGCCTTCCGAGCCTGAGCGGCATGATGCTCCTGTTCAGCACGAAAACAGGGCTTGCCCAATCCATCTTGCTTGATAATGGCTATTTGACCGATGTAAGAACCGCGGCGGCCGGTGCCATTGCTGCAAAGTATTTGGCGAAACCGGACGTTGAAAGTGTCGGTGTCATAGGTACCGGAACCCAAGCCAGGTACCAGATTGAAGCACTTTCACTAATAAGGCAATTTGAGACGATCTATGTTTATGGTCGCAAAGATGAAGCCGCAAAAAACTATGCTGTTGAAATGGAAGCGAAATTAGGGAAAAAGGTCATTGTCGCCAAAAGCCCGGAAGAAGTGGTCAAAATGAGTGAAATTGTAATCACAACAACTCCTGCCACTTCACCATTGATTAAAGCCGAATGGCTGCATCCGGGTCTTCATATTACGGCGATGGGATCTGATGCCGAGCATAAGCAGGAACTGGATGAAAACATTTTTAGTAAGGCGGATTTGATCGCTTGTGATGTCAAATCTCAATGTTTCCGATTAGGTGAGCTGCATCACGCAAAAGATAAGAGAATCATAGATGAAGAGGCAAACATTATAGAACTGGGAGAAATCATCACAGGTACAAAAACAGGAAGAACCGATCATGGGCAAATAACCGTCTGCGATTTGACAGGCACTGGGGTGCAAGATACAGTCATCGCGCGCTTTGCCTATGAACAGCTGGTAACAGGCAAAAAATCTTTTATTAGATAA
- the ehuB gene encoding ectoine/hydroxyectoine ABC transporter substrate-binding protein EhuB, which yields MKKLLITLIAVFMVILSACSGSENEKNEANGASDTGKLDQLIESGKVRIGFANEVPYAYEENGEIKGANVDIAKAVFKELGIENLEAQLSDFSQLIPGVQAGQFDVITAGMAIKPDRCERVLFSEPEIKYGEGIVVAKGNPYNIHSYKDIAANPDIKVVVMEGTTEIEFLQKEGVNPNQIITAPDIPATFSAIQAGRADVTTATEMTLKMALQSAATDKLEFVDSFEQPDVEGVPSYGAAAFNLKDKEIRDAYNEKLKQLIEDGTIGKILEEYGFSSVNNIVKAGEITTEQICAGQN from the coding sequence ATGAAAAAATTATTGATCACATTAATCGCAGTATTCATGGTAATTTTGTCGGCATGCAGTGGTTCGGAAAATGAAAAAAATGAAGCGAATGGCGCATCGGATACAGGCAAGCTGGATCAATTAATAGAATCCGGAAAGGTGAGAATCGGCTTTGCGAATGAAGTTCCTTATGCATATGAAGAAAACGGTGAAATCAAAGGGGCAAACGTAGATATTGCCAAAGCGGTATTTAAAGAATTGGGAATTGAAAATTTGGAAGCACAATTATCAGATTTTAGCCAATTGATCCCTGGAGTGCAAGCAGGACAGTTTGACGTAATTACTGCGGGAATGGCCATTAAACCGGACCGTTGTGAACGCGTATTGTTCAGCGAACCTGAAATCAAGTACGGTGAAGGTATCGTTGTAGCGAAAGGCAACCCATATAACATCCACAGTTATAAAGATATTGCTGCAAATCCTGATATAAAAGTCGTTGTGATGGAAGGGACAACGGAAATTGAATTTTTACAAAAAGAGGGGGTAAACCCAAATCAAATCATTACTGCTCCGGATATTCCAGCAACATTTTCCGCCATTCAAGCAGGTCGTGCGGATGTGACAACAGCTACTGAAATGACGCTGAAAATGGCCCTTCAGTCTGCGGCAACGGATAAATTGGAGTTTGTTGATTCCTTTGAACAACCGGATGTGGAAGGAGTACCAAGTTACGGTGCAGCCGCATTCAACTTAAAAGACAAAGAAATTCGGGACGCTTATAACGAAAAATTAAAACAATTAATAGAAGATGGTACAATCGGCAAAATTTTGGAAGAGTATGGATTCAGTTCTGTGAACAATATTGTCAAAGCGGGTGAAATAACAACTGAACAAATATGTGCAGGTCAAAACTAG
- a CDS encoding cystathionine gamma-synthase family protein, giving the protein MSNKKVNMGTQAVWSGEKDVLVHGATQVPVVVSVAYNYDDMDEWYDVATGKKPGHIYGRNTNPTVQAFEEKVRIMEGAEAATSFSTGMAAISNIFYTFLRPGDRIVSIKDTYGGTNKIFTEFLPQMNIEIVLCETGNHEEMEREIEKGCKIVYLESPTNPTVKITDIERIAKKGKEVGALVVVDNTFATPINQKPLELGADLVLHSATKFLGGHADALGGVVCGSKELIEPIYHYREINGATLDPWSAYLLLRGMKTLKLRMEQQEKNAFAIARYLQTQELVEEVFYPGLETHVNHDIAKKQMKGFGGMLSFSLKGGMDAVKILLPALKYANRAANLGAVETTYGPARTTSHIECTPEERAAVGIPDGLVRISAGIEDTEDLINDLENAFAILKEHMLTVGK; this is encoded by the coding sequence ATGAGTAACAAAAAAGTGAACATGGGTACACAAGCTGTATGGTCAGGAGAAAAAGACGTATTAGTGCATGGAGCCACACAAGTTCCGGTCGTGGTAAGTGTCGCTTACAACTATGATGACATGGACGAATGGTATGATGTTGCGACTGGAAAAAAACCGGGACATATCTACGGAAGAAATACGAACCCGACAGTACAAGCCTTTGAAGAAAAAGTGAGAATCATGGAAGGGGCAGAAGCTGCCACAAGTTTTTCAACAGGAATGGCTGCCATTAGCAACATATTTTATACATTCTTGAGACCAGGTGATCGGATTGTTTCAATCAAAGATACGTATGGCGGTACAAATAAAATTTTTACTGAATTTTTGCCGCAAATGAACATTGAAATCGTATTATGCGAAACCGGCAATCATGAAGAAATGGAAAGAGAAATTGAAAAGGGCTGTAAAATCGTTTATTTGGAATCGCCAACAAATCCGACTGTAAAAATTACGGATATTGAAAGAATAGCGAAAAAAGGAAAAGAAGTCGGTGCGCTTGTTGTGGTGGATAACACATTTGCCACACCAATTAATCAAAAACCGCTTGAACTCGGCGCAGATCTTGTCCTTCATAGTGCAACGAAATTCTTGGGCGGTCATGCGGATGCACTTGGTGGTGTCGTTTGCGGATCGAAGGAATTAATTGAACCAATTTATCATTACCGTGAAATTAATGGTGCCACATTGGATCCTTGGTCAGCTTACTTATTATTGCGCGGTATGAAAACATTGAAACTGCGTATGGAACAGCAAGAGAAAAATGCCTTTGCAATCGCACGTTACCTACAAACTCAGGAACTTGTCGAGGAAGTCTTCTATCCAGGACTGGAAACTCATGTGAATCATGATATTGCGAAGAAGCAGATGAAAGGTTTCGGCGGAATGCTCAGCTTCTCATTAAAAGGCGGCATGGATGCGGTAAAAATTTTACTTCCTGCATTAAAATACGCCAACCGTGCAGCCAATCTGGGAGCTGTTGAAACAACTTACGGTCCTGCAAGAACGACAAGCCATATTGAATGTACACCGGAAGAACGCGCCGCAGTCGGCATTCCGGATGGGCTTGTACGAATTTCGGCGGGTATTGAAGACACGGAAGATTTAATTAACGATTTGGAAAATGCTTTCGCCATTTTAAAAGAGCACATGTTGACAGTCGGAAAATAA
- the eutB gene encoding hydroxyectoine utilization dehydratase EutB, producing the protein MAKLLNVRINESKEITLQNVWQAKKNLASHINKTPLIFSPKLSNLTNSEVYLKYEHLHESRSFKMRGAFNAISNLSPAQKSRGVTTFSTGNHGFAVALAAKKLGIRAVICVSKHVPRAKIEKIKSLGAELEIYGDGQDDAEQRCYELVKEKGLTVIPPFDHPEVIAGQGTIALEILEELPDVNCVIGGLSGGGLLSGIGLVMKTTNPDIKVIGLSMEKGAAMFESLKRGKPVTVREEPTLADSLLGGIGEKNQYTFKMVQQFVDQSILVEEEAIKKGMAYLYKEHNIVVEGAAAIGIGAILNNAISLEENTKNVIIISGCNVDLDAHANAIEAYL; encoded by the coding sequence ATGGCAAAATTATTAAATGTACGAATCAATGAAAGTAAGGAAATTACATTGCAAAATGTTTGGCAGGCTAAAAAAAATTTAGCTTCCCATATTAACAAAACACCTTTAATCTTTTCACCCAAACTTTCAAATTTAACGAACTCTGAAGTCTATTTAAAATATGAGCATTTGCATGAAAGTCGCTCATTTAAAATGCGCGGTGCTTTTAATGCCATTTCCAACTTGTCCCCCGCTCAGAAATCCCGGGGCGTGACGACATTTTCCACAGGAAACCACGGATTCGCTGTAGCACTGGCAGCCAAAAAATTAGGAATACGCGCAGTGATTTGTGTATCCAAACATGTTCCAAGGGCGAAAATTGAAAAAATCAAGAGTTTGGGCGCAGAGTTGGAAATTTACGGAGATGGACAGGATGATGCAGAGCAACGCTGTTATGAACTCGTTAAAGAAAAAGGGTTGACGGTTATCCCGCCCTTTGATCATCCGGAAGTAATTGCAGGCCAAGGAACCATCGCTCTTGAAATCCTTGAAGAATTGCCGGATGTCAATTGTGTCATTGGAGGTTTATCCGGGGGAGGGCTGCTTTCCGGTATTGGTTTGGTGATGAAAACCACGAATCCGGACATAAAAGTGATAGGTTTATCCATGGAAAAAGGAGCGGCAATGTTTGAAAGTTTAAAAAGAGGAAAACCGGTGACCGTTCGCGAGGAACCGACCCTGGCAGACAGCCTGTTGGGCGGCATTGGGGAAAAGAATCAATATACATTTAAAATGGTTCAACAATTTGTCGACCAATCCATCTTAGTGGAGGAAGAAGCGATCAAAAAAGGCATGGCTTATTTATACAAGGAACATAACATTGTCGTAGAAGGAGCGGCAGCCATCGGTATCGGGGCCATATTAAACAATGCGATTTCACTTGAAGAAAACACAAAAAACGTCATTATCATTTCAGGATGCAACGTTGATTTGGATGCACACGCAAATGCCATAGAAGCATATTTATAA
- a CDS encoding aldehyde dehydrogenase family protein has translation MEQTMLKRKMYLAGEWVFRDKTIDVENPQNGEIIAQVPAASREDAIFAIKEGIKGAEIARNMPTYERISILNKVANWIEDRQSLFAKTIATEGSKTIREAKKEVLRCIQTIRISAEEARRLHGETILFDQLAGNENRVGYYQRFPIGLIVAITPFNDPLNLVAHKIGPAIAAGNSIIVKPSTLTPLSALLLAEAFHEAGLPKKVLTVITGHSSDIGDELVTHPAVRMISFTGGYEAGKSISSKAGIKKLSMELGSNSPCIVLRDADIPDAVESIVSGAFWAAGQNCLGVQRVYIEEEIYSTVERLLVDRTKQMRVGDKLNEMTDMGPLITEKEAIRIEKLVQQSLREGAKLLCGGRRNGAYYEPTILTNVHPESKIAKEEIFGPVVILDSIRDLNEAIQKSNNVMYGLQAGIFTKNLDFAFRAIKEMEFGGIMVNDSSDFRIDSMPFGGMKQSGIGREGVAFAIQEMTEQKVVCFKIGSNF, from the coding sequence ATGGAACAAACGATGTTAAAAAGGAAAATGTATTTGGCTGGTGAATGGGTTTTCCGGGACAAAACGATTGATGTGGAAAATCCCCAAAATGGCGAGATTATCGCCCAAGTGCCGGCCGCGAGCAGGGAAGATGCGATCTTTGCGATAAAAGAAGGGATCAAAGGCGCAGAAATCGCAAGAAATATGCCGACTTATGAAAGGATCTCCATATTAAATAAAGTGGCAAATTGGATTGAAGATCGACAATCCCTTTTTGCTAAAACGATTGCCACTGAAGGCAGTAAAACAATTCGTGAAGCGAAAAAAGAAGTCCTTCGATGCATCCAGACGATCCGCATCAGTGCGGAAGAAGCAAGAAGACTTCATGGAGAAACGATTCTCTTTGATCAGTTGGCAGGAAATGAAAATCGGGTTGGATACTATCAGCGTTTCCCAATCGGGTTAATTGTTGCAATCACTCCATTTAACGATCCTCTGAATCTGGTTGCGCACAAAATAGGTCCAGCTATTGCTGCCGGGAATTCAATCATTGTGAAACCTTCGACACTCACCCCATTAAGTGCGTTGTTATTAGCTGAAGCATTTCATGAAGCGGGATTGCCCAAAAAAGTTTTAACGGTCATAACGGGTCATTCAAGTGACATTGGCGATGAACTGGTGACACATCCAGCAGTGCGGATGATTTCGTTTACCGGCGGATATGAAGCGGGAAAGAGCATTTCATCAAAAGCCGGGATAAAAAAGTTAAGTATGGAACTGGGTTCAAATTCACCTTGCATTGTCCTCCGGGATGCGGATATCCCAGATGCGGTCGAATCGATTGTATCAGGCGCTTTTTGGGCAGCCGGACAAAACTGTTTAGGTGTCCAGCGGGTTTATATTGAGGAAGAAATCTATTCAACTGTTGAAAGATTGCTGGTTGATCGGACCAAACAAATGCGTGTTGGTGATAAGCTTAACGAAATGACCGATATGGGCCCGTTAATCACTGAAAAAGAAGCGATCCGAATAGAAAAACTTGTCCAGCAATCTTTGCGGGAAGGTGCAAAACTTCTTTGTGGCGGCAGAAGAAATGGCGCTTATTATGAACCGACCATCCTTACAAATGTTCATCCGGAAAGCAAAATAGCAAAAGAGGAAATCTTTGGTCCGGTTGTCATTTTGGACAGTATAAGGGATCTGAATGAAGCGATCCAAAAATCGAACAATGTCATGTATGGTCTGCAGGCAGGTATCTTTACAAAAAATCTTGATTTCGCATTCCGCGCGATAAAAGAGATGGAGTTTGGGGGCATTATGGTCAACGATAGCAGCGACTTCAGAATCGATTCCATGCCTTTTGGCGGAATGAAACAATCAGGAATCGGCAGAGAAGGTGTAGCTTTTGCCATTCAGGAAATGACAGAACAAAAAGTTGTATGTTTCAAAATAGGATCAAATTTCTAA
- a CDS encoding M24 family metallopeptidase encodes MAIFDISEYQTRLRKTKERMQEKGIEVLVVTDPANMNYLTGYDGWSFYVHQCLIVLLDDEEPFWIGRGQDANGAKVTTWLNENHIIPYRDHYVQSTERHPMDFVCNILKEIGKSNATIGIEMDTYYFTAKCYTQLKLGLPLATFVDATSLVNYVRIIKSDKEIEYMRKAAKIVEKAMQTGIDAIEEGVRECDVVAQIMHAQISGTEEFGGDYPAIMPLLPSGKKTSTPHLTWTDEKYKSGIPVILELAGCYNRYHSPLSRTVFIGEPDPKVKYLADVVIEGLNATLDFIKPGVTCEEVEEVWRKTIAKSGFEKESRIGYSMGLNYPPDWGEHTASLRPGDKTVLEPNMTFHCIPGIWLDDYGVELSESFRVTENGIEVFANFPRKLFVKNATNVY; translated from the coding sequence ATGGCGATATTTGACATATCAGAGTATCAAACGCGGTTAAGAAAAACAAAAGAAAGGATGCAGGAAAAAGGGATAGAAGTGCTGGTGGTGACCGATCCGGCCAATATGAATTATTTAACCGGTTATGACGGATGGTCGTTTTATGTGCATCAATGTTTAATTGTACTTCTGGATGATGAAGAGCCATTCTGGATTGGAAGAGGCCAAGATGCAAATGGTGCCAAAGTTACGACCTGGTTGAATGAAAACCACATCATTCCTTACCGGGACCATTATGTTCAATCCACTGAAAGGCATCCAATGGATTTCGTTTGCAACATATTAAAAGAAATTGGAAAGTCGAATGCAACGATTGGTATTGAAATGGATACTTACTATTTTACAGCAAAGTGTTATACGCAATTAAAACTTGGACTCCCACTGGCCACTTTTGTGGATGCGACTTCATTAGTGAATTATGTGCGCATTATCAAATCGGATAAAGAAATTGAATATATGAGGAAGGCCGCAAAGATTGTGGAAAAGGCGATGCAAACCGGCATTGATGCGATTGAAGAAGGCGTTCGCGAATGTGATGTAGTGGCGCAAATCATGCATGCCCAAATCAGCGGAACGGAAGAGTTTGGCGGGGATTACCCGGCGATTATGCCATTACTTCCATCCGGCAAAAAGACATCAACTCCCCATTTGACTTGGACAGATGAAAAATACAAATCCGGAATACCGGTCATTTTGGAATTGGCAGGTTGTTATAATCGATACCATTCTCCATTATCACGGACCGTATTTATCGGAGAACCCGATCCAAAGGTCAAATATTTGGCGGACGTTGTGATCGAAGGATTGAATGCGACACTGGATTTCATTAAACCGGGTGTCACTTGTGAAGAAGTCGAGGAAGTCTGGAGAAAAACGATTGCAAAAAGCGGATTTGAAAAAGAATCCCGTATCGGTTACTCAATGGGATTAAATTATCCTCCTGATTGGGGTGAACACACTGCAAGCTTGCGGCCGGGAGATAAAACCGTACTCGAGCCGAATATGACTTTCCATTGCATTCCGGGAATATGGCTGGATGATTATGGGGTTGAACTGAGTGAATCGTTCAGAGTGACGGAGAATGGAATCGAAGTATTTGCAAACTTCCCAAGAAAATTATTTGTAAAGAATGCTACAAATGTTTATTAA
- a CDS encoding homoserine dehydrogenase — MKHRIALLGFGVVGQGFAEILKNKKQVLEEQFGLDAAIVAVSDVMKGSVYHPDGLSIEDLLAVVKETGKLDDYPEQEGLIRGLNSFETIKQTNADTIVEVTFTDVKTGQPAIDHCQCAFEYGKNVIMSNKGPVALAYAQLKEMAEKRNVRWGFEGSVMSGTPSLRMPVTSLAGNDIYEIQGILNGTTNYMLTRMEDGLSYDEALSEAQKLGYAEADPTSDVEGYDALYKIVILANVVMNYPLKVHEVERMGISHLTTEDIELARQSNRKWKLIAKLKKENGSVVASVKPEMIPLDHPLANISDATNAITYHCDLSGPVTLIGAGAGKTETGFAILIDLINIHRKQL, encoded by the coding sequence ATGAAACATCGTATCGCATTATTAGGTTTTGGTGTTGTAGGACAAGGGTTTGCGGAAATTTTGAAAAATAAAAAGCAAGTACTGGAAGAGCAGTTTGGGCTCGATGCGGCCATAGTGGCGGTAAGTGACGTGATGAAAGGTTCTGTTTATCATCCCGATGGACTGTCAATAGAGGATTTACTGGCGGTTGTGAAGGAAACCGGAAAGCTTGATGATTATCCCGAACAAGAAGGGCTGATCCGGGGATTGAACAGTTTTGAAACGATCAAGCAAACAAATGCGGACACAATTGTCGAAGTCACCTTTACGGATGTGAAAACAGGTCAACCGGCTATCGATCATTGTCAATGCGCCTTTGAATATGGAAAAAATGTCATCATGAGCAATAAAGGGCCGGTTGCACTGGCATACGCCCAATTAAAAGAAATGGCGGAGAAAAGGAACGTCCGTTGGGGCTTTGAAGGTTCCGTAATGAGCGGGACACCATCGTTGCGTATGCCCGTCACTTCACTGGCGGGAAATGACATATATGAAATTCAAGGGATATTAAATGGTACGACCAACTATATGTTGACTCGCATGGAAGATGGACTTTCTTATGACGAGGCGTTGAGCGAAGCCCAGAAATTGGGTTATGCGGAAGCCGATCCGACGAGTGATGTGGAAGGGTATGACGCTCTATACAAAATTGTCATTTTAGCAAATGTGGTGATGAATTATCCGTTAAAAGTTCACGAAGTTGAAAGAATGGGAATCTCCCATTTGACAACCGAAGACATTGAACTGGCGCGGCAAAGCAACCGAAAGTGGAAATTGATTGCAAAGCTGAAAAAGGAAAACGGCAGTGTGGTTGCTTCCGTTAAACCTGAAATGATTCCATTAGACCATCCTTTGGCAAATATTTCTGATGCCACAAATGCCATAACGTACCATTGCGATTTATCCGGTCCCGTTACATTAATCGGGGCAGGGGCAGGCAAAACCGAAACGGGTTTTGCGATATTGATCGATTTGATTAATATCCATCGAAAGCAACTTTAA
- a CDS encoding PucR family transcriptional regulator ligand-binding domain-containing protein, translating into MQFTIRDLLSIPLFSTAKLLSANNIISSQVIESVTVMEIPVEDFIKKNELVLTTAIGCGNNPDLFLTYVKDVHSSNAAGMAIAVGGHVQYIPEEVIEYCKSVNFPLIELPWEMRFSDILKVILEQLNSWEQQSIDKADTLQRELLKLYLDNYPLEEVLTFLSKEFQMEVELKYKEQIENDTIQQISETSYTDQPAIIRYDNGKFLQIVPISPLLDQSSSFLIFKSRKLNAKPISALILNNIVTILTLWIQKEMASMISKNKEKKEYIKTLLNGSWTKKEDFINQGKKFGFEVDLPYICIVGSPEKLKEFYIVHKKEHIHEMEKDFKRTFSEILENVSKKLNKHLIYTFKRDLTIIFLECKSSEADREVNHFLDMIDSYVKKNQLPTISWGIGENHTGNLMFHLGYKNARTALEIGRNHKGPGTRNTFASTGIYHLLISLSNNSMSTELMHSTIGAIAAYDKNNGLDLINTLSTYIYHQGNVSQTARALSLHRQSLLYRLRKIEALTNRSLNDPDDIFLLQLCLKLWSVRFENNDSYAVAE; encoded by the coding sequence ATGCAATTTACAATCAGAGATTTGTTGTCCATTCCACTTTTTTCAACCGCAAAACTATTATCTGCTAACAATATCATTTCTTCACAAGTAATCGAATCTGTTACCGTTATGGAAATTCCCGTTGAAGACTTCATCAAAAAGAACGAACTCGTTTTAACAACCGCCATTGGATGCGGGAACAATCCCGACTTATTTCTTACATATGTCAAAGATGTTCACTCCTCGAATGCTGCCGGAATGGCGATAGCAGTCGGGGGGCATGTCCAATATATCCCGGAAGAAGTGATTGAATACTGCAAATCCGTAAATTTCCCTCTTATTGAACTACCGTGGGAAATGCGCTTTTCGGATATTCTCAAAGTCATTTTAGAACAGTTGAACAGTTGGGAACAACAATCCATTGATAAAGCGGATACTCTCCAAAGAGAGCTTTTAAAACTTTATTTGGATAACTATCCTCTCGAAGAAGTTTTAACATTTTTATCGAAAGAATTTCAGATGGAAGTGGAATTGAAATACAAGGAACAAATAGAAAATGACACAATACAACAAATCTCCGAGACATCGTACACCGATCAACCCGCCATCATCCGGTACGATAACGGAAAGTTTTTGCAAATCGTCCCTATCAGCCCTTTATTGGATCAATCTTCAAGCTTTCTTATTTTTAAATCAAGAAAATTAAATGCGAAACCCATTTCCGCTTTAATTTTAAATAATATCGTAACCATTTTGACGTTATGGATTCAAAAAGAAATGGCGTCAATGATTTCCAAAAATAAAGAAAAAAAAGAATATATTAAAACCCTTTTAAACGGAAGCTGGACAAAAAAAGAAGATTTCATTAACCAAGGGAAAAAATTCGGATTCGAAGTGGATCTTCCTTACATTTGTATTGTCGGTTCTCCGGAAAAATTGAAGGAATTTTATATTGTCCATAAAAAAGAGCACATACATGAAATGGAGAAAGATTTTAAAAGAACCTTCTCAGAAATTTTAGAGAATGTCAGCAAAAAATTAAATAAGCATCTCATTTACACATTCAAAAGGGACTTGACCATCATTTTCCTGGAATGCAAATCTTCAGAGGCAGACCGGGAAGTGAACCACTTTTTAGATATGATTGACAGTTATGTGAAAAAAAATCAACTGCCAACCATTTCATGGGGAATTGGGGAAAACCATACCGGAAACTTAATGTTTCATTTAGGTTATAAAAATGCCCGCACTGCCCTGGAGATCGGAAGAAATCATAAAGGGCCCGGAACTAGGAACACTTTTGCAAGTACAGGCATTTACCACCTATTGATTTCCTTATCCAATAATTCCATGTCCACCGAATTGATGCACTCAACGATAGGTGCAATTGCCGCTTACGATAAAAATAACGGATTGGATTTGATCAATACCCTTTCGACCTATATTTACCATCAGGGCAATGTCAGTCAAACCGCCAGGGCGCTATCTCTCCACCGTCAATCTTTATTATACCGTTTAAGAAAAATAGAAGCCTTGACGAATCGGTCTTTAAACGATCCTGATGATATCTTCTTACTCCAACTTTGTTTAAAATTGTGGTCTGTTCGTTTCGAAAATAACGACTCATATGCTGTTGCCGAATAA